Genomic DNA from Bacteroidota bacterium:
ATGCAACAGTAGGTGCGTGGAACCCATAATCCATTAAACGTTTTGCCATATCAGCTACTTCAACGCCACTTGCCATTTTGAAATCATTACAATCTAAAATCATTTCGTGTGCACAACGTCCTTTTGTTCCTGTATATAAAATTTTGTAATGATCTTTCAATACCTCCTTCATGTAGTTAGCATTTAAGATAGCTGTTTCAGTCGCAGCTTTTAATCCATCACTGCCTAACATTTTAATGTAACCGTAACTGATTAATAAAATCAACGCGCTACCATATGGTGCTGAACTAACGGCCGGAATTCCTTTATCACCACTTGTATTAACAACAGGATGAGAAGGTAAAAATGGAACTAATTTCTCCACTACACCGATTGGGCCCATGCCGGGACCACCACCACCATGTGGAATAGCAAATGTTTTATGTAAGTTTAAGTGACATACATCCGCGCCGATATTACCAGGAGAAGTTAAGCCCACCTGAGCATTCATATTGGCACCATCCATATATACTAAACCACCATTATCATGGATAATTTTTGTGATTTCAGTAATACCTTCTTCATACACACCATGTGTACTTGGATATGTTACCATTAAACAACTTAATTTATCTTTATGTTGCTCAGCTTTTGCTTTTAAATCAGCAATATCAACGTTTCCTTTTTCATCACATTTCACAACTACGATATCCATGCCTGCCATAGCGGCACTTGCAGGATTGGTACCGTGCGCCGATGAAGGAATTAACGCTACATTACGGTGCGCTCCTCCGTTTGCAATGTGATATTGACGAATAACCATCAAACCTGCGTACTCACCTTGAGCACCTGAGTTTGGCTGGAAACTCATCTTCGCAAAACCGGTAATGTTACTTAAATCTTTATCTAAAGTTTGTATTAATTCAGCATAACCGGCCGCTTGATTTGCAGGAACAAACGGATGAATGCTTGCAAATTCAGGCCATGTTAGAGGCAATAGTTCTGAAGCTGCATTTAATTTCATCGTACAAGAACCTAATGAAATCATCGAATGCACCAATGATAAATCTTTGTTCTCTAAACGCTTTATGTAACGCATCATTTCACTTTCGCTGTGGAAAGAATTAAAAATAGGATGTGTTAAGTAAGCAGACTTACGGTTTAATTCGGAAGAAGAAATAACCGATGAATTTTTAATTGCAACGTTAACTGCTGATTTTCCTGAAACCGAAGCAAACACTGCAATCACATCATTTACATCACCCGCTTCTGCTGTTTGATCTAAACTGATACCAACTTGTTTGTCGCTAATTTTACGGAAGTTGATTTCTTTCGCTTCTGCAGCAGCAATTACTTTTGCAGCATCACAAGTAACAACAATGGTATCGAAGTAAACTTTTGTGTTGACTTCAAATCCAAGTTTCTTTAATTCTTCTGCTACTGTAGCCGTTGCATTATTTACTTCCTGAGCAATTGCCTTAATTCCGGCAGGACCATGATAAACTGCGTACATACTCGCCATGATAGCCAATAAAGCCTGCGCGGTACAAATATTTGATGTTGCTTTATCGCGTTTGATATGTTGTTCGCGCGTTTGTAAAGCCATGCGTAATGCCTGATTTCCTTCTGCATCCACACTTACCCCAATAATACGTCCCGGAATTAAACGTTTATAATCTTCCTTACATGCAAAAAATGCAGCATGAGGACCGCCATAACCTAATGGCACACCAAAACGTTGTGAGTTTCCGTAAACAACATCAGCACCCCATTCGCCCGGAGGCGTTAATAAAGCAAGTGCTAATAAATCAGAACCAACGGCAACTTGGATTTCAGCAGCGTGACATTTTTCTACAAATGATTTGTAGTTGTTCGCTTCTCCGTTAATATCCGGATACTGAATAATTGCGCCAAAGAAAGAAGCATCTGCAGAGAAGGAAGCTGCGTTACCAACCACCACTTCAATTCCTACCGGATTAGAGCGCGTTTTAATAACATCAATTACCTGAGGGAAACATGTTTCGCTTACAAATAATTTGTGTGCGCCTGCTTTTTGCTTTTCACGACTACGATTACTGTAGAACATAAATACAGCTTCTGCTGCTGCTGTTGCTTCGTCTAATAAACTTGCATTAGCAATTGGCATAGCTGTTAAATCCATCACCATGGTTTGGAAATTCAAAATCGCTTCAAGGCGTCCTTGTGCAATTTCCGCCTGATAAGGTGTATAAGCAGTGTACCAACCCGGATTTTCTAAAACATTTCGTTGAATTACGGAAGGTAAAATTGTATTGTAATAACCTAAGCCAATATAACTGCGGAATACTTTGTTCTTTTTACCAAGTGCACGCAAATGCTTTAAGTATTGGAACTCGGTTAAAGCTGCGCCAACTTTTAATGGCTCCTTTAATCGGATGTTTGAAGGTACGGTTTGGTTGATTAATTCATCAACTGAAGAAACACCAATTTTCTTAAGCATTTCTTTTACTTCATTTTCACGTGGGCCATTATGGCGGGAAACAAATGTATCCATAGATTATACGGGTTTAAAAAGAGAAACAAATTTACAAAAAAAAGCGGGCTATTGAGCGTTTGCTTCGTCTCAAATTGACCTAAATCAGGTAAAAATGTAAACAGGCTTGTTAATTACTTTTTTCCACTTCCTTTAATTCCACCATGTAGCAGAATTCGCAATTAGCCGGACTTGGCATTCGTAAACGACGGTAAGTGAATTTTATACGTAATTTATTCTTATCAAATTTCTTCTCTAATGGAGATTTTGGCATTAGATATATCTTTTTGCCACCGGAAATAATCATTACCAAAGAACCACAACCCTTTTTTTTGAATTTAGTTGTGACAATTCCCACCGTTTTACCTTCAGATTCTAAGGACACGTCTGCATTTTGAGCTCCTAACCAAAGGCTTACCGAGAAAAAAACTAAAAAGTAAAAGATGCGCATTTATTGAATATTTACTTTTACAACCTTCTGAAACTTCTCATTTCCTACTCTCACTAAATAGGTCGCTTTAGCTAAACCCGAAACATCCAATTTACATTCAGCATTTCCATTATTAGTGTTTAACTTTTTAGATGCTATTTGTTTTCCCATCACATCAAATAAATCCACTTGCACTTCATTCGCTTCCAACAAACGAATTGCTTTCACTTCTAACATGTTTTCATTTTGATGAACGAGCAAATCAGGTTTGTTTTCAATATCATTTACTCCTGTGGTTGAAAGTGGTATTTGCCAAGAGAAAATTCTGGTTTTCCCTCCACTCGATAAATACTCACCGGTGTGCCAAAAGGTAATTCCATCAGGGTCCAAACTCGTTTGTGAATAATCACCAAAACGATTGTGCGTCATTTGCGAGCTGGTTCCGATGGCGGCAGTTGTTTCAGCAAATGTAAATTGTCCTAAAGGATCGGTGGCTAATCTACCGGTATATCGAATCGAAGGATAAACTGTTCCACTCGAAACAGCATATGCAATTCCAATACTTCCGTTATCATCCATAGCCATGCTTCCCATCCATCGGCTATGCAAATCCGGCGCATAAGTTCCTTCCTGATAGATACTCCAAACACCTGTAGTTGTATTTTGTCTTAATTCATACCAGCGAATACCTGTTTGTTTAGTTGTTGAATTTACAATCACCGCGTGATTTAGCAAGATAGTGTTATAACCCGTCCAACGGCGATATTGCGCTCTATACATAAACACACCGCCAATCGCATCTATTTTTTGTGAAGTACCAGGTTGTGTGACATCATCATAGTTCACATCAAACAGTGCATTAATTGAACTGGTTGGAATGGTTTGATCCAACGCTAAACTTGAAGCAGCCGGAGTTGTCCAGTTAGCCGTAAATTTAAAAATTCGTATTTGAT
This window encodes:
- the gcvP gene encoding aminomethyl-transferring glycine dehydrogenase, whose protein sequence is MDTFVSRHNGPRENEVKEMLKKIGVSSVDELINQTVPSNIRLKEPLKVGAALTEFQYLKHLRALGKKNKVFRSYIGLGYYNTILPSVIQRNVLENPGWYTAYTPYQAEIAQGRLEAILNFQTMVMDLTAMPIANASLLDEATAAAEAVFMFYSNRSREKQKAGAHKLFVSETCFPQVIDVIKTRSNPVGIEVVVGNAASFSADASFFGAIIQYPDINGEANNYKSFVEKCHAAEIQVAVGSDLLALALLTPPGEWGADVVYGNSQRFGVPLGYGGPHAAFFACKEDYKRLIPGRIIGVSVDAEGNQALRMALQTREQHIKRDKATSNICTAQALLAIMASMYAVYHGPAGIKAIAQEVNNATATVAEELKKLGFEVNTKVYFDTIVVTCDAAKVIAAAEAKEINFRKISDKQVGISLDQTAEAGDVNDVIAVFASVSGKSAVNVAIKNSSVISSSELNRKSAYLTHPIFNSFHSESEMMRYIKRLENKDLSLVHSMISLGSCTMKLNAASELLPLTWPEFASIHPFVPANQAAGYAELIQTLDKDLSNITGFAKMSFQPNSGAQGEYAGLMVIRQYHIANGGAHRNVALIPSSAHGTNPASAAMAGMDIVVVKCDEKGNVDIADLKAKAEQHKDKLSCLMVTYPSTHGVYEEGITEITKIIHDNGGLVYMDGANMNAQVGLTSPGNIGADVCHLNLHKTFAIPHGGGGPGMGPIGVVEKLVPFLPSHPVVNTSGDKGIPAVSSAPYGSALILLISYGYIKMLGSDGLKAATETAILNANYMKEVLKDHYKILYTGTKGRCAHEMILDCNDFKMASGVEVADMAKRLMDYGFHAPTVAFPVVNTLMVEPTESESKAELDRFCEAMITIRKEIQEIIDGKADKVNNVIKNAPHTAKLIISDKYDKPYSREKAVYPLKWVKENKFWPSVARVDNAYGDRHLVCSCAPIESYINEAVEA
- a CDS encoding T9SS type A sorting domain-containing protein; translation: MKHIKVFIFVSCLGKVAFAQTKLQTTTSFLPNSGFAISKPLIEMPVINEELEESEKQTINPRRKSNAISYNKTPQPDVDPIVQNEMGNKMTSPPIVNWQGTSGNASPPDPSGAAGPAHYVQAVNIRYQVYNKTGTSLGGPYALNTLWAGSTNMGDPIVMYDRYADRWFVSQFNGSDKILVAISTSSNPLGSYYTYTFVPSAGNFPDYPKFSIWADGYYCTSNIGGTEKFAVFDRTKMLAGNPTAGMISLTVPPTPNYYFFSPLPADADGQLPPYGTPCPIFCYEDNAWPSATTDQIRIFKFTANWTTPAASSLALDQTIPTSSINALFDVNYDDVTQPGTSQKIDAIGGVFMYRAQYRRWTGYNTILLNHAVIVNSTTKQTGIRWYELRQNTTTGVWSIYQEGTYAPDLHSRWMGSMAMDDNGSIGIAYAVSSGTVYPSIRYTGRLATDPLGQFTFAETTAAIGTSSQMTHNRFGDYSQTSLDPDGITFWHTGEYLSSGGKTRIFSWQIPLSTTGVNDIENKPDLLVHQNENMLEVKAIRLLEANEVQVDLFDVMGKQIASKKLNTNNGNAECKLDVSGLAKATYLVRVGNEKFQKVVKVNIQ